In Candidatus Electrothrix scaldis, the genomic window GGCAGCTGATAAAGGAGCTCTCTCTGACCAAAAACAAAGTGATCTGGTAGACCTCTTATATCAAACAAACCGCAATCTCGGTTGGGCCTTACTGGAGCAAAAAAAATATAAAGATGCCGAGTCATACCTACGTAACGCGATCAGCTGGGATAAACAGATCACTCATGATCAAATCGGTGGGGGCATGGCCTATTGTTTACTCAGTGAAGCATATCGCCACACGGAACAGGCTGTTCTTGCAGACAAAAATTGGAAAAAATGTGTAAAAAAGGCACGACCAGAAACCATATTTGAGTATAAATGGTTTATGGAGAAGGGCAACTCAGCTGACCAAATCTACACTACTTCAATCGTAGATGGGATAACCGAAGAGGAATTTAAAGACTTTCTTACCAAGAAGGCGCAGGCAACTCAGTCTAACAAAAAATATATATCGAATACCGCACCTGAAACAAAGGAAGAGGCACAATGAAGAAACTAGACCTATGGTGTTTCCAGATAATTTTATTTTTTTCAGCCGCAAACATCATGTCCGGTTGCGGCATACTGGATGATGGACGGATGGCAGCCTGGGAGAATGTACGAATGAAAGAAGAGGAAACCAAGCAAAAGCTCCTTGAAGTACGAGAAAAGGAGCTGGCGGGCGCATTCAGTGCGGGTGAAGATATACCTCTGCTTACGGTCACCACACTTGACAGTAACGGGCAACCAGTTGAAGTATCTATGAATATCCTTCCGATGATCAAAACCATTATTGCTGCGGTAGACAGGGATCGCACCTATGGCCTGAAGTTAAGTGAGTCAAAACAGCCTACTGGACAAGCCGGAGAATCGTTACAGGCCACAACAGGCCTTATCAAAGCGGTAGGAAGCTCGCCAGCTGCTCTTGTCTTAATGACTGGCGAAGTTATGGCCAAGGGTATTGATGCAGCTGGAGAGAGAATGCGCGCTGATACAATCAACATTGACTCCAATAATTCCGCACCAAAGACCAACATCGCAACAACAAATAATGCCGAGGCGGCAGAAACCGCAGTGGCAGAGGCAGCAGAAAAAGCTGTTGCTGATGCTGCGGAAAAAGCTGCTGCTGACCAGGCTGCCATCGAAAAAGCTGTTGCTGAAGCTTTAGAAAAAAATAAAACCAGTGAATAGCAAGAAAAGCACCATTATCAATAGTCTTAATATACTGATATTAATTGATACAGAACAAATGATAGACACTTCCATTACAGTCATTGCTGATCGTTTGAATCAATACCTAAAAAATGTCTTCGATTTGTCAGAAGACGTTGTTGTTGTCTCCAATATTCTGGAACAAGATGGGTCTCTTGCTGCTCATATCGATAACAAGGTCGTTGTCTTTCTCGTGAATATTGAAAAAGAAAGTATCATGGGGCACCAACCGGAGCTCAGGTCTGCCGGGGCCAGCCGTAATCCCTCAGCCTACCCTCCCCTTCGCCTCAACCTCTATCTTATGTTCGCAGCCAGTTTTGGTGGAAAAAACTACCCTGAGTCGCTCAAGTTTATTTCGCAAACGGTTTCCTTTTTTCAGCGGAGCCCAGTCTTTGATCATCAAACGACCCCTGAGTTGGATGACAGGGTAGAAAAATTGGTTTTGGATATGGAAAATATCTCTTTCCGTGACTTAAGCAGCCTTTGGGGCGTGTTAAGCGGCAAGTATTTGCCTTCAGTATTATACAAGGTGAGGATGCTGACCTTTCACACCGGTGATATCAAAAAAGCTGTTTCGTCCATCCAGGATACAGATGGCTCTGTACGAGGAAGATAATCTATGGCCTGGAAAATTCTTTGTACTGTTGCGCTACAACATAATTTTTTTTCCACTACTAACTCTGGTCCGGAACTGGATTTCGTCCCCAGCGTGGAAACCCAGACAGTCATGCAAAGTGTGGGGATGCTCAGCCGGGTTGATAAAAACCGTATCCTTTTATCCTACGACGATGAAAAAGAAGAAATCCTGCTTTCCTGTATCCCTATGGACACTCAGCAGCTTGAGTTTATTTTCCAGGTCTATGCCCAAGATCTTTATTTTGGACTGTACAGCGAATCTTCTTCAGCAGAAGAAGCACCCTATTATAGCAATATAAAAAAAAACAGAAAGAAAAATACTGCTGAGGAAGATGACATTTTCTTAACAAGATGTGCTGGTGACCAGGCCCTGGCAATCCGAGAACGAGCAGGAAATCATGCGCGATATCCTGTACAACCTGCGATTTTAAATTTTGTTATTAGTATAACAAAAGAAACGTACAAGGAACCCAAAGAATACCTGATTCACTGCGCATCTCGAAAGACCTACTGGAAGTACTATCTTCTCGGAGAACTAGCAGACCACGAGGCAGAAATTATTGACCTCAAAGGAGAAATTAATTTCCAAAACGCCGGGCATCAGTTTCCATTTCCGGGAAGAACAGCTATGGTCTTTTATTCCACAGAACCAATTCCTTTGGAGGAACGGCCGAACAGACAATTTCAATTACGCCAAAGTGGGAACAATGGCAATAAAGTGCTGATAAAGCGATTACCTAATGCCTCTATAGAGAATCTTGCTCGGGATACTCTCAAGGGTGAACAAGTGAATGTGTCAGAAATATATATCAATTATTAAATGAACAGGAGGAGAGTATGGGCGTAATGAAAACCCCAGGCGTGTATATTGTTGAAAAAAACGCCTTTCCTAACTCAGTTGTCGAGGTTGCAACCGCAGTGCCGGTCTTTATCGGTTACACAGAATTTGCTGACAATAAGGGAAAGCCATTATCAAATAAAGCGTGGCGGATTACCTCAATGGCAGAGTTTGTTAGCTATTTTGGGGGCCCTCCAATGCCTAGTTTCTCTCTTTCTGAACCAGGAGGAGGAGACGCCGCGACGGCAGATGCGGGAGAAGAGGGAGAGGGGGCAGCTACTGGAGGAGCAGACAATGCAACAGCCAACTTTTCTATGGGAATTAACCGGAAAACAAGAAATTTTTCCTTTTTCCAACAAAAAGGGCCAAAGGGAGGAAAATATCTCCTCTACCGCTCCATGCAGCTCTTTTTTCAAAATGGGGGCAGCACCTGCTATATTGTCTCAGTAGGAGATTACAGCCAGGATGTGGAGGCAGATAAGTTACGGGCAGGAATCAAAGAACTGCTTAAGGAACAAGAACCCACTATGGTGGTGATTCCTGAGGCTGTTCTCTTGGACAAGGACAACTGTATTTCTGTGCAACAGGCTGCCTTGGCTCATTGCGGGGGCAAAATGCGAAACCGTATTACCATCCTGGATATCTATGATGGCTGGAAAGATCGAAACCACCCTGACGGTAATTGTATAGACGAGTTCCGTAATGCTCTAGGCATCAATTATCTGGATTTTGCTACTGCCTATTATCCCTGGCTCAACACCACTATTGTCCAGGACAACGAGTTGGGCTACGTCAATTTTGACGAAAAAGAAGAGTTAATGCGGTTAATCCGGGAAGAGCTCAAGCTGCCAGAAGATTTAGACAAAGGCTCGGTAAAAGAGCAACAACAGAATAAGGCTATTCAGAGCATCGGTTACACTGATGAAGAATGGCAGAAACAGATTGCTCAAGATACCGACAAAGAAGCTTCTGATATTACAGAAGATGAGATAGAGCAACATAAGGTACTGTTGAACAAAAGTCTGATCGCCATGAGCCCGGCCTTTAACAGCCTTCTTGCGGAGATGAAAAGTCAGTTAAATCTCCTCCCCCCTGCCGCTGCTATGGCTGGCATCTATACCATGGTGGATAATTCCCGAGGGGTCTGGAAGGCCCCGGCTAATGTCAGTCTGAATGCTGTAATCTCACCTACTGTCAATATCACCCATGACGACCAGGAAGACCTCAACGTCACCACTCAGGGTAAGTCAATTAACGCTATTCGACCTTTTATCGGTGAAGGCACCTTGGTCTGGGGTGCCCGAACCTTAGACGGGAACAGCCTGGACTGGCGCTATGTCAATGTACGCCGGACCATGATCATGCTGGAGGAATCTATACGATTGGCATCCAAGGCCTATGTATTTGAAAATAATACCGCTAACACCTGGGTGACCATAAAAAGTATGATCTCGAATTTTCTCACCGGAATCTGGAAACGAGGAGGACTTGCAGGAGCAGCACCGGCAGATGCCTTTAGTGTCCATGTTGGTCTGGGGGACACCATGACTCCTGAGGACATCCTGGAAGGTATCATGCGAATCACAGTACTGGTTGCTCTGATCAGACCCGCTGAATTTATCGAGATAACTTTCCAGCAGCAAATGCAAAAATCCTGATAAACACGTACCCAACAAGAAACAGGGCATTATCTGAATTAATTATTTTTTTCGACTGACTCCGGGGAAATTGAGTCTTGAAGAATACTATCTAAGGAGAGCATTATGGCTGAAGACGGATCTGCACAATCAACAGACGCCAAAACCGGATGGCCTTTACCGAAGTTTCATTTTCAGGTCAAATGGGATGATAAGGAGATGTCCTTTCAGGAAGTTTCCGGCCTTGATGTTGAAGCCCAGCCCATTGAATATCGTGCTGGCGACAACCCGGTCTTCTCAACCCTGAAAATGCCAGGCCTGAAGAAATACGGCAATATCACCATGAAAAAAGGTATCTTTAAATCCGACAATAAATTCTGGGACTGGTTCAATGAGATAAAAATGAACGTCATAAAAAGAGTCCCTGTAACAATCAGCCTGCTGGATGAAGAAGGCAGCCCAACGATGGTCTGGACCCTAACCAATGCCTGGCCAACCAAGATTACAGGGACTGATTTAAAGTCTGACGGCAATGAGGTAGCTGTTGAAAGCATTGAAATAGCCCATGAAGGGCTGACTATTGCAAATGGTTAATCCATAAAGAGAAATCTCCATAACAACCAAACAACAAACCGGAGGCCGAGAGGTCTCCGACACTCAATATTCTGATTTTATCAACAAAATGTTTAATTTAAAAAAATCAGGTAAGAACAAAAAAAACACGCCAAAGGATCAGTCCTACCCCCCAGTTGCTTTCTACTTCAAGGTAATCATTGGTGGGGAGCAAAATTCTGATAATTCTTTTCAGGAGGTCTCAGGCCTTAATATGGAGCTGGAAACCGAAGACCTGGCTGAAGGAGGAGAAAACAGATTTGTTCATCACCTCCCCAAAACAACCAAACATCCAAACTTGGTCGTAAAACGTGGAATTGCTCCCAAAAGCTCAAAGCTCATTAAATGGTGCAAGGAGACCTTGGAATCGGATTTCAGTAGCCGTTTCAAACTCAAGCCGGTTGACGTCCACCTGTTAAATGAACAAGGGAAAGTATTGTACAGCTGGTCAATTACCAACGCCTTACCGGTGAGCTGGGAGATAGAGGCTTTTAATGCGACCAAAAATGATGTGGCTATAGAAAAGATCGAATTTAAATACAGCACGTTAAAAAGGGCTACGTAATATGGGTATCGATATAAAAAAGCTGGTGATAAAAACTGTGATAGAGCCGCAGAGTGCCCCTCAACAACAGCCCCAGCAATACCAGGATCTTGAGTATTTGAAGGCACAGCTTCTCAGTCAATGTCGTCAGATGATTCAGGATACGTTGCGACGGGAGAAGGAGCGATAGGATATGGGAGGACAGAGCCAAGCGGGCAAGCTGGAAAAAATGACGATCACTCCTTGCAAAGTGGACGACGAAGGTAATATCACTGCTCAAGCTGACAGTAAAAGTATGAAGGTGATGATTAACCCCTCCTCCTTTACCCACAATCTCACAATATCCTATAGTCAAAAAGAAGCATTGGGAGCAAACGGAGAAGACTTAAAGTTCAAAAATATCAAGCCGGATACCGTGAGCTTTGAGCTGGTGTTTGATGGCACCGGAGTTGTTCCGAACGCTACCGACACTGTTAAAGACCAAGTAGACCAACTCAAAAAAATAGTATATCAATATGATGGCAAAGAGCATCAACCAACACCAGTTCGTCTGACGTGGGGCAGCTTCCTGTTTTTCGGCAGGCTTGATTCATTAAATTTGGAATACACCCTATTCAAGCCCAGCGGAGATCCCTTACGAGCGAAGACAAAGCTCTCATTCAGTAAATACATGAGTAAGGAAGAGCAGGCCTTACGCAAAAATAATTCTTCTCCTGATCTTACTCACACCATCGTTGTCAAAGCCGGGGACACCTTGCCCCTACTCTGCTATAAGGTCTATAAAGATTCATCTTATTATCCAGAAGTAGCTCGGATCAATGGGCTGAATAACTTGCACACCCTTCAGCCTGGTCAGCGATTACAATTTCCTCCGTTGCGATGAGCATACACAAAGTATGCCTGCACGTAAAAAAACGATTTAATAAGTATGCCAGAATCTCCCAATAAAGAAGGCGGCGGTGTCGTCAAGTTCGTCGTCTCCAGCAGTGGCACCCCTGTAAAGGGTACGGTCCAGTTTTTCTCCATAGAAACCCGAAAAGAGATCAACAAAGTCTCTTCAGCCCGCCTAGTGATTGCGGACGGCTATGTGGCAGAGCAGGACTTTCCGGTCAGCAACAGCGGGGATTTCAAACCGGGCAAGGAGGTTAAAATAGAGCTGGGCTACGAGAGTGAGGCAGACACGGTTTTTGAAGGCATCGTGGTCAAACAGCAGATCCAGATCACCTGTGAAGCTCCTCAGCTGATTGTTGAATGCCGGGACAAGGCCGCAGCCATGACTGTGGAACGAAAAAATGCCAATTATGTGGATAAGAGCGACAGCGATATTATCAAGTCCCTGATCAATAACGCGAGCCTTCAGGCCAAGGTGGACGACAGCGGTGGAACCCATCCTGAACTGGTCCAGTATTACTGCACGGACTGGGATTTCATGCTCAGTCGGGCCG contains:
- a CDS encoding DUF4255 domain-containing protein — translated: MIDTSITVIADRLNQYLKNVFDLSEDVVVVSNILEQDGSLAAHIDNKVVVFLVNIEKESIMGHQPELRSAGASRNPSAYPPLRLNLYLMFAASFGGKNYPESLKFISQTVSFFQRSPVFDHQTTPELDDRVEKLVLDMENISFRDLSSLWGVLSGKYLPSVLYKVRMLTFHTGDIKKAVSSIQDTDGSVRGR
- a CDS encoding phage tail sheath C-terminal domain-containing protein, translated to MGVMKTPGVYIVEKNAFPNSVVEVATAVPVFIGYTEFADNKGKPLSNKAWRITSMAEFVSYFGGPPMPSFSLSEPGGGDAATADAGEEGEGAATGGADNATANFSMGINRKTRNFSFFQQKGPKGGKYLLYRSMQLFFQNGGSTCYIVSVGDYSQDVEADKLRAGIKELLKEQEPTMVVIPEAVLLDKDNCISVQQAALAHCGGKMRNRITILDIYDGWKDRNHPDGNCIDEFRNALGINYLDFATAYYPWLNTTIVQDNELGYVNFDEKEELMRLIREELKLPEDLDKGSVKEQQQNKAIQSIGYTDEEWQKQIAQDTDKEASDITEDEIEQHKVLLNKSLIAMSPAFNSLLAEMKSQLNLLPPAAAMAGIYTMVDNSRGVWKAPANVSLNAVISPTVNITHDDQEDLNVTTQGKSINAIRPFIGEGTLVWGARTLDGNSLDWRYVNVRRTMIMLEESIRLASKAYVFENNTANTWVTIKSMISNFLTGIWKRGGLAGAAPADAFSVHVGLGDTMTPEDILEGIMRITVLVALIRPAEFIEITFQQQMQKS
- a CDS encoding phage tail protein gives rise to the protein MAEDGSAQSTDAKTGWPLPKFHFQVKWDDKEMSFQEVSGLDVEAQPIEYRAGDNPVFSTLKMPGLKKYGNITMKKGIFKSDNKFWDWFNEIKMNVIKRVPVTISLLDEEGSPTMVWTLTNAWPTKITGTDLKSDGNEVAVESIEIAHEGLTIANG
- a CDS encoding phage tail protein; the encoded protein is MFNLKKSGKNKKNTPKDQSYPPVAFYFKVIIGGEQNSDNSFQEVSGLNMELETEDLAEGGENRFVHHLPKTTKHPNLVVKRGIAPKSSKLIKWCKETLESDFSSRFKLKPVDVHLLNEQGKVLYSWSITNALPVSWEIEAFNATKNDVAIEKIEFKYSTLKRAT
- a CDS encoding DUF5908 family protein, which gives rise to MGIDIKKLVIKTVIEPQSAPQQQPQQYQDLEYLKAQLLSQCRQMIQDTLRREKER
- a CDS encoding LysM peptidoglycan-binding domain-containing protein gives rise to the protein MGGQSQAGKLEKMTITPCKVDDEGNITAQADSKSMKVMINPSSFTHNLTISYSQKEALGANGEDLKFKNIKPDTVSFELVFDGTGVVPNATDTVKDQVDQLKKIVYQYDGKEHQPTPVRLTWGSFLFFGRLDSLNLEYTLFKPSGDPLRAKTKLSFSKYMSKEEQALRKNNSSPDLTHTIVVKAGDTLPLLCYKVYKDSSYYPEVARINGLNNLHTLQPGQRLQFPPLR